The DNA sequence TCGTCCTGGCTAGTCGGGTGAAGTTTCGGGAGATCAATTCTGGCCGGTACGGCTGACCGAGTTGGTCGACAAATACGTATCCGGTGTCCGTCCATGCCTCGCCGGCGACGTGCCGTTCCAGGTCGACGATCTGACGGTGCCGCCGCAACTCGGCCACCAACACGGCATCGAGCTTGACGGCCCTTCGTCCGGCGTCCGTCTTTGGGGTCGACGCGGTCGCCTTTGACTTCACGACGACCCGGGTTTCGATGATCCGGATGACGCCGGCATCGAGATCCACCGCCGACCATTTGAGCCCGGCGAGCTCGCCGCGGCGTAGGCCCCTACCGAGGAGCAGCCACCAAGCGGCCCGCATCCTGTCCGTCTCGACCGATGCCAGGAACCTGCGGGCTTCGCCAACGATCCATGCGCCGGTGGCCGCTGGCGACCCGCTGGCGCGGGGTCGCCTGAACCCGACCAGCGGGTCGCGGCCAACAAGTCCGGTCTCGAGGGCCCACCGCGTGGCTGCCTTGAGAACCTGGACGGCGAGCTGTACCGAACGAGACGAGAGCGCACCCCGGTTAAGTCGGCTCCCATCGTCGGTTTTCAAGGTTTCGACGAGCCGCTGACCACTAGCCGGCGTTAACTGGTCGAGCTTGAGTTTCCCGACATGTGGGAGAAGCCAGCCGTCTATAACGTTGCCGTACATCGCGGTCGTATTCTCTCTCAGCCCCTCGGACCGCTTGGCGGCAAGCCATTCCGCCAGAAGCTGCTCCACTGTCATCTTTTTGTCGGGTTTCCACTCACCGCGCTCGACCTTGTCGATGATCCCGTTCAGGTGGCGTTGTGCGTCGTTCTTGGTTCGGAAGCCCCCTTTTGAGTGTTGTCGGCGCTTACCGGTGGCCGGGTCGGTCGTGAACCAGTAGGCGGTCCATGTGTTGCCGCGCTTGATCGTGCTGCCCTTCATCGTGTTAGCCTCCTCGACCTGGGAAGGAGCCCATTGGTTCGGGCTTTCATGATTCGCTTGCCTGCTGTTG is a window from the Acidimicrobiales bacterium genome containing:
- a CDS encoding tyrosine-type recombinase/integrase; translation: MKGSTIKRGNTWTAYWFTTDPATGKRRQHSKGGFRTKNDAQRHLNGIIDKVERGEWKPDKKMTVEQLLAEWLAAKRSEGLRENTTAMYGNVIDGWLLPHVGKLKLDQLTPASGQRLVETLKTDDGSRLNRGALSSRSVQLAVQVLKAATRWALETGLVGRDPLVGFRRPRASGSPAATGAWIVGEARRFLASVETDRMRAAWWLLLGRGLRRGELAGLKWSAVDLDAGVIRIIETRVVVKSKATASTPKTDAGRRAVKLDAVLVAELRRHRQIVDLERHVAGEAWTDTGYVFVDQLGQPYRPELISRNFTRLARTTGLRPIRLHDLRHTAASLMLAAGESPKVVAEILGHSSPIITQVVYQHLMPGQTDAAGERLTGLLAAT